In the Candidatus Electrothrix sp. GW3-4 genome, one interval contains:
- a CDS encoding transketolase — MSLKFDPAASKLTAQEISTLEEMRTRCARRILLSTSLAASGHPGGSLSSLDMLLVAYGLLKHDPANPRMPERDRMVESIGHISPGVYSVLAENGYFNEEDFLIGFRRTGSGFPGHVESIVPGVEWDTGNLGQGLSTAVGMAHAFKIQGKKNRVFCLMGDGEQQKGQITEAIRHAVKYKLDNLTVLIDRNQLQICGSTEDIMPQCMQKLYGGLGFNTVVVKEGHDYQALYQAMRDAYRNISGVPTVLVIKTVMGKGISFMENKAKYHGSPLPPDMLADALAELGVENDFAQWQARRNEPVSTATIMPPRADYPEIQPGEPIVYAADEKTDCRSGYGNALLGLAEANNKPGQPPVITGVSCDLEGSVKMGGFHKHSPEGYLELGIQEHHAAATAGAMSCENMVTFFSTFGSFAVSEVYNQNRLNDFNHTNLKVVATHVGLDVGEDGPTHQCIDYLGLMKNYFRFSAFIPCDPNQTDRIIRYIATQPGNHFVGMGRSKMPTVTKEDGSVFFDADYVFTPGKADWLRQGTDATIITYGAVTPACIEAWQLLKDAGKSVGVLNMASLIPLDEQAVIKAAALGPIVTVEDHHADTGLGASVAVTLMDKGLSPKLRRLGVKQYGGSGSPADLYKQQGLDSASIAATVQELLG, encoded by the coding sequence ATGTCCCTGAAATTTGATCCTGCCGCCAGCAAGCTGACGGCTCAGGAAATTTCGACCCTGGAAGAAATGCGTACCCGTTGCGCCCGGCGTATCCTGCTGTCCACTTCGTTGGCAGCCTCCGGCCATCCCGGAGGATCCCTGTCATCTCTGGATATGCTGTTGGTGGCCTATGGCCTGCTCAAGCATGATCCCGCCAATCCCCGCATGCCAGAACGCGACCGAATGGTGGAGTCCATCGGCCATATCTCGCCAGGTGTCTACAGCGTATTGGCCGAGAACGGCTATTTTAACGAGGAAGATTTTCTTATCGGCTTCCGTCGCACCGGGTCCGGCTTTCCCGGCCATGTGGAATCCATAGTGCCCGGGGTGGAGTGGGACACTGGCAATCTTGGGCAGGGCCTGTCCACGGCCGTGGGTATGGCCCATGCCTTTAAAATTCAGGGCAAGAAGAACCGGGTCTTCTGCCTGATGGGTGATGGTGAGCAGCAGAAGGGCCAGATCACTGAGGCTATTCGTCATGCAGTGAAGTACAAACTGGATAACCTGACCGTGCTTATTGATCGTAATCAGCTCCAGATCTGCGGCAGCACCGAGGATATCATGCCCCAGTGCATGCAGAAACTGTACGGCGGTCTGGGATTTAATACCGTGGTTGTGAAAGAGGGGCATGATTATCAGGCCCTGTATCAGGCGATGCGGGATGCCTACCGTAATATCAGCGGGGTGCCTACAGTGTTGGTTATAAAGACCGTGATGGGCAAGGGCATCTCCTTTATGGAGAACAAGGCCAAGTACCACGGTTCCCCCCTCCCCCCGGATATGCTGGCGGATGCCTTAGCAGAGCTGGGCGTGGAAAATGATTTTGCGCAGTGGCAGGCACGACGCAACGAGCCGGTGAGCACCGCAACTATTATGCCCCCTCGGGCTGATTATCCAGAGATTCAGCCGGGTGAGCCCATTGTCTATGCGGCTGATGAGAAGACCGACTGCCGTTCCGGTTATGGTAATGCCCTGTTGGGTCTGGCTGAGGCCAATAATAAACCGGGGCAGCCGCCGGTAATAACTGGGGTGTCCTGCGACCTGGAAGGTTCTGTTAAGATGGGCGGCTTTCACAAGCATTCTCCTGAGGGCTATCTGGAATTGGGGATCCAGGAGCATCATGCCGCCGCCACTGCTGGTGCCATGAGCTGTGAAAATATGGTAACCTTCTTTTCCACCTTTGGCTCCTTTGCCGTTTCCGAGGTCTATAACCAGAATCGGCTGAACGATTTCAATCACACGAACCTTAAGGTCGTGGCTACCCATGTGGGTCTGGATGTGGGTGAGGATGGCCCCACCCATCAGTGTATTGATTATCTGGGCCTGATGAAAAACTACTTCCGTTTTTCCGCCTTTATCCCCTGTGATCCTAACCAGACTGACCGAATTATCCGCTACATCGCTACTCAGCCGGGTAATCATTTTGTCGGCATGGGACGGTCCAAGATGCCGACCGTCACCAAGGAAGATGGATCGGTCTTCTTTGATGCGGATTATGTCTTTACACCGGGCAAGGCCGACTGGCTGCGTCAAGGCACGGATGCCACCATTATCACCTATGGTGCAGTGACTCCGGCCTGTATCGAGGCCTGGCAGCTCCTCAAAGATGCGGGCAAATCTGTGGGAGTGCTCAATATGGCCTCCCTGATTCCTCTGGATGAGCAGGCTGTTATCAAGGCTGCCGCTCTCGGCCCCATTGTCACGGTGGAAGATCACCATGCGGACACCGGTCTGGGTGCCTCTGTTGCTGTTACTCTGATGGATAAGGGGCTGTCTCCCAAACTGCGTCGTCTCGGGGTGAAGCAGTACGGTGGGTCCGGTAGCCCTGCAGATCTGTACAAACAGCAGGGCCTGGATAGTGCATCCATTGCTGCGACTGTGCAGGAGTTGCTTGGCTGA
- the dusB gene encoding tRNA dihydrouridine synthase DusB — MKIGSLLLDTPFILAPLAGYTDISFRLLCREMGAGLTVSEMISCHGLVYGQKKTLVMLKTIAEERPWAVQLFGNEPELMGQAAALVSERPVDIIDINMGCPVRKVIKKGSGAALMKEENLRIAEEIIRAVVTNTPCPVTVKFRSGWNDDNIIAPEFARMAESAGAAAVTVHARTWAQQFGGKADRQIIAAVKKAVHIPVIGNGDVLSYKDGLEMMAETGCAGVMVGRGALGNPWVFRAEGMPESLRDRLPVILRYLQLAEEHLDTERLLFRVKNHTCRYFTGLRGAAEIRKHIIACPSVEEIEKMLNSLA, encoded by the coding sequence ATGAAAATAGGCTCCCTTCTTCTCGATACTCCATTCATCCTTGCCCCCCTTGCGGGTTACACCGATATTTCTTTTCGTCTCCTCTGTCGGGAGATGGGGGCAGGCCTGACCGTCTCTGAGATGATCAGCTGCCACGGGCTGGTGTACGGCCAGAAAAAAACCCTGGTCATGCTCAAAACCATAGCGGAAGAACGGCCCTGGGCCGTGCAGCTCTTTGGCAACGAACCAGAGCTCATGGGCCAGGCCGCTGCCCTTGTCTCGGAGCGACCAGTAGATATTATTGATATCAACATGGGCTGTCCGGTACGCAAGGTCATCAAGAAGGGTTCAGGCGCAGCCCTGATGAAAGAGGAAAACCTGCGCATTGCAGAGGAGATTATCCGGGCGGTGGTCACCAATACCCCTTGTCCGGTGACCGTTAAATTCCGCAGCGGCTGGAACGATGACAACATCATCGCCCCGGAGTTCGCCCGCATGGCTGAGTCTGCCGGGGCTGCAGCCGTCACTGTTCACGCCCGTACCTGGGCCCAACAGTTTGGGGGCAAGGCAGATCGCCAGATCATTGCAGCAGTGAAAAAAGCCGTGCATATCCCGGTGATCGGCAACGGCGATGTCTTGTCTTATAAAGACGGATTGGAGATGATGGCGGAGACCGGCTGCGCCGGGGTTATGGTCGGACGCGGAGCATTAGGAAATCCCTGGGTTTTCCGCGCAGAAGGTATGCCGGAAAGCCTGCGGGATCGCCTGCCGGTGATTCTGCGCTATTTGCAACTTGCTGAAGAGCATCTGGACACGGAACGGCTGCTCTTTCGTGTCAAAAATCATACCTGCCGCTATTTTACCGGTCTACGCGGTGCGGCTGAGATCCGTAAACACATTATTGCCTGCCCATCCGTAGAAGAAATAGAAAAGATGCTGAACAGCCTTGCCTAA
- the selD gene encoding selenide, water dikinase SelD codes for MGPTDLSDALAGLTPPDDPNLLVGIETSDDAAVYRLNDGVAMINTVDFITPPVDDPYWFGQIAAANAISDVYSMGGRPVTALNVVMFPSKRLDMGYLKEILRGGHDKVEEAGACLVGGHTVDDEEPKYGLCVNGAVHPERVLTNAGSLPGDALILTKPLGSGVLFNAVRSKKIPLKEIEQELLPSLAALNGTAMETALRFSLRACTDITGFGILGHLLEVAHGAKARVLLNYRALPFYAGALEMYKKGETTGSNKANRALVARHDLKMHASLSKHEEELLYDPQTSGGLLLSVPKERAESLVTALHKNGVYAAVCIGEVLDGPAGIIVE; via the coding sequence ATTGGTCCGACGGATCTGTCGGACGCGCTTGCTGGCCTTACCCCACCTGATGACCCGAATCTGCTGGTCGGCATTGAGACCTCAGATGATGCAGCAGTGTACCGTCTGAACGACGGGGTGGCCATGATCAACACGGTCGATTTTATCACCCCGCCGGTTGATGATCCCTATTGGTTCGGCCAGATCGCAGCGGCCAACGCTATCTCTGACGTCTACTCTATGGGGGGGCGGCCTGTTACGGCCCTCAACGTTGTGATGTTCCCCTCCAAACGACTTGACATGGGCTATCTCAAGGAAATCCTCCGGGGTGGTCATGATAAGGTCGAGGAGGCCGGGGCCTGTCTGGTCGGCGGCCATACCGTTGATGATGAGGAGCCCAAATACGGCCTTTGCGTTAACGGCGCAGTCCATCCTGAACGGGTTCTCACCAATGCGGGCTCCTTGCCCGGAGATGCCCTTATCCTCACCAAGCCCTTGGGCTCTGGGGTCCTGTTCAACGCTGTTCGCTCAAAAAAAATACCGCTTAAAGAGATTGAACAGGAATTGCTGCCCTCTCTGGCTGCCCTGAACGGAACAGCCATGGAAACAGCCCTCCGCTTTAGCCTACGCGCCTGCACCGATATTACTGGCTTTGGTATCCTTGGTCACCTGCTTGAAGTTGCCCACGGTGCCAAGGCCAGGGTCCTGCTCAACTACCGTGCCCTGCCCTTCTATGCTGGGGCCCTGGAGATGTACAAAAAAGGGGAGACAACCGGCAGCAATAAGGCCAATCGGGCCTTGGTCGCCAGGCACGACCTAAAAATGCATGCCTCTCTCTCAAAGCATGAAGAAGAACTCCTCTATGACCCCCAGACCTCGGGCGGCCTCCTCCTTTCCGTGCCCAAAGAGCGGGCAGAGAGTTTAGTAACGGCCTTGCACAAGAACGGGGTCTATGCAGCAGTTTGCATTGGAGAGGTACTGGACGGGCCAGCAGGTATTATAGTTGAATAG
- a CDS encoding diguanylate cyclase, with translation MNRKTAERIAKELNITPEDFERRKEFLGIGPEDIRRIKAFRALIPELPVDLFDAFYQHLLEFDDLQIYFKDKETVQRLKEKQLAHFEQLFSGEYDQEYMLSRLHVGYTHVALNIEPLWYIGAFNKYLQEIKRLVDAYAEDKSETFQSITKMIMLEIVITMESYHYTKYKLQEELKQIAITDDLTGVFNRRKLEDVMCYEMDLAQRKKHALSILMLDIDHFKQVNDTYGHQAGDAVLVETARLIQHCLRTSDYVIRYGGEEFLACLPKTSLQAAADIADRLRRQIAEQTFSAVGRITVSIGIAEYTYGENREAYIRRADEQLYAAKQGGRNRVCWETA, from the coding sequence ATGAATCGAAAGACAGCAGAGCGGATTGCCAAAGAGCTCAATATCACCCCTGAGGACTTTGAACGACGCAAGGAGTTCCTTGGTATCGGTCCAGAAGATATTCGGCGGATTAAGGCCTTTCGAGCACTGATCCCGGAACTCCCGGTTGATCTCTTTGACGCATTTTATCAGCACCTGCTTGAGTTTGACGATCTCCAGATCTATTTTAAGGATAAAGAGACGGTTCAGCGGCTGAAGGAAAAACAGCTGGCCCACTTTGAGCAACTCTTCAGCGGCGAATATGATCAGGAATACATGCTTTCCCGCTTGCATGTCGGATATACCCATGTTGCCCTGAATATTGAACCGCTCTGGTATATCGGTGCCTTTAACAAGTATCTTCAGGAAATAAAAAGATTGGTTGATGCCTATGCCGAGGATAAGTCGGAGACTTTTCAGTCTATTACCAAGATGATCATGCTGGAAATCGTCATCACCATGGAGAGTTATCATTATACCAAGTATAAATTGCAGGAGGAGCTCAAACAGATCGCCATCACGGACGATCTGACAGGTGTCTTCAATAGAAGGAAGCTGGAGGATGTGATGTGCTATGAGATGGATTTAGCTCAGCGTAAAAAGCATGCCCTGTCCATCCTGATGCTGGACATTGATCATTTCAAGCAAGTGAATGATACCTACGGTCATCAGGCCGGGGATGCGGTGCTTGTTGAAACAGCCCGCCTGATTCAGCACTGTTTGAGGACATCCGACTATGTTATCCGCTATGGCGGAGAGGAGTTCCTTGCCTGTTTGCCAAAGACATCTCTGCAAGCTGCTGCGGATATTGCCGACAGACTTCGCCGACAGATTGCCGAGCAGACCTTTTCCGCTGTTGGGCGAATTACGGTCAGTATCGGCATTGCCGAATATACCTATGGAGAAAATCGCGAAGCCTATATCAGGCGGGCGGATGAGCAACTCTATGCCGCCAAGCAAGGTGGACGGAATCGGGTGTGCTGGGAAACGGCATGA
- a CDS encoding formylglycine-generating enzyme family protein, translating into MMGSPADEADRLSTEDFHKVSLTRGYWLADTAVTQAAWQAIIGRNPVEFQDDKFNPVEEVSWDNAQEFITELNRRIAEAGGTEEGMLFRLPTEAEWEHACRAGTDTPFSFGTNITPEQVNYNGNRPYANGEKGAYRKKTVPVKSLPPNPWGLYEMHGNVWEWCADSWEEHLGEQPVADPYHASGSFRVMRGGSWGGNGRNVRSACRFHYSPDRRDDNVGFRLASGHKLRPHGSAQDKGQPPPWTRNVRSSDGQGGAWSRKKCWLLVPRLCLGMIIVKLRFIWEAGLQGQGFPSRSLGTRGGSEESE; encoded by the coding sequence ATGATGGGTTCACCAGCTGACGAGGCAGACCGATTAAGCACTGAAGATTTCCATAAGGTCAGCCTGACCAGAGGCTACTGGCTGGCCGATACTGCTGTCACCCAGGCGGCATGGCAGGCGATTATTGGTAGGAATCCTGTTGAGTTCCAAGACGATAAATTCAACCCGGTGGAAGAGGTGAGCTGGGACAATGCCCAGGAGTTTATTACCGAGCTGAATCGACGCATTGCGGAGGCCGGAGGGACAGAAGAAGGCATGCTCTTCCGCCTACCCACAGAGGCGGAATGGGAACATGCCTGTCGGGCAGGCACGGACACCCCGTTTTCCTTTGGTACAAATATCACGCCGGAACAGGTGAACTATAACGGCAACCGTCCCTATGCTAACGGGGAAAAAGGCGCCTATCGGAAAAAGACCGTCCCGGTCAAATCCCTGCCTCCGAACCCTTGGGGTCTGTACGAGATGCACGGCAATGTCTGGGAATGGTGTGCGGATAGCTGGGAGGAGCACTTAGGAGAACAGCCGGTCGCTGATCCGTACCATGCATCGGGCTCCTTCCGTGTTATGCGGGGCGGCTCGTGGGGCGGCAACGGCAGGAACGTCCGTTCCGCCTGCCGTTTCCACTACTCGCCGGACCGCCGCGACGACAACGTCGGCTTCCGCCTTGCCTCAGGTCATAAGCTCAGGCCGCACGGTAGTGCGCAGGACAAGGGGCAGCCACCTCCCTGGACAAGGAACGTACGGAGTAGTGACGGTCAGGGAGGGGCTTGGTCCCGAAAAAAATGCTGGTTGCTGGTGCCCAGGCTCTGCTTGGGTATGATCATCGTGAAGCTCCGCTTCATCTGGGAAGCAGGACTTCAGGGACAGGGATTCCCAAGCCGAAGCTTGGGAACCAGAGGAGGCTCAGAGGAATCAGAGTAG
- a CDS encoding reverse transcriptase/maturase family protein — MKRQKVSLEEIADYRNLCLALHKASRGKRHRRIVQEFYSELDSRLSRMARDILAEKMPYGRFRAFQIHDPKKRLIHAACFEDRIFHHAVMNVTGERLEKSMVHHSYACRQNKGVHRVVQQVQKNLRRFLWLVKIDISAYFSAIDHEILLRLLMRHFKGNRFHYQLYRIIKSCPDMEEKGLPIGSLTSQYFANFYLDGLDRLLTSHRQVTAAVRYMDDIIWWCPSKKDAKCTLRDVADYLQERRLLTVKSNVQILPCRTGVTYCGFRIMQGIVRLSRRRKQTINRRRRYWEQEYEQGNLSDCQLQTAYAAVHAVAQGTDSSAWRKKQLLDKPPPDV, encoded by the coding sequence ATGAAACGACAAAAGGTGTCATTGGAAGAAATCGCTGATTACAGGAACCTTTGCCTTGCTCTGCATAAGGCTTCAAGAGGAAAGCGACATCGCAGGATTGTTCAGGAATTTTACAGCGAACTTGACAGCAGGCTCTCCAGAATGGCCCGAGATATTCTTGCTGAAAAAATGCCCTACGGTCGCTTCAGGGCTTTTCAGATTCATGATCCGAAAAAACGTCTGATACATGCAGCCTGTTTTGAAGACAGAATCTTTCATCATGCCGTAATGAACGTGACAGGAGAACGACTGGAAAAAAGTATGGTCCATCATAGTTATGCCTGCCGACAAAACAAAGGGGTGCATAGGGTTGTTCAGCAGGTACAGAAAAATCTCCGGCGTTTTCTGTGGCTTGTAAAAATTGATATTTCAGCTTACTTTTCAGCAATAGACCATGAGATTCTCCTTCGTTTGCTTATGCGGCATTTTAAGGGGAACCGGTTTCATTATCAGCTGTATCGCATTATAAAAAGTTGTCCTGATATGGAGGAGAAAGGACTTCCCATCGGCTCCCTGACTTCTCAATACTTTGCCAATTTCTATCTGGACGGGCTGGATCGTCTGCTGACATCTCATCGGCAGGTCACTGCTGCTGTTCGTTATATGGATGATATTATTTGGTGGTGTCCTTCAAAAAAAGATGCCAAGTGCACTCTGAGGGATGTTGCTGATTATTTACAGGAACGACGCTTACTGACAGTTAAATCCAATGTGCAGATTCTTCCCTGTCGAACCGGAGTGACCTATTGCGGGTTCAGGATCATGCAGGGTATTGTTCGATTAAGTCGGCGGCGAAAACAGACAATCAACCGAAGGCGACGGTATTGGGAACAGGAATATGAACAAGGAAACCTAAGTGATTGTCAATTACAGACAGCGTATGCAGCCGTCCATGCTGTTGCACAGGGAACCGACAGTTCCGCATGGCGGAAGAAACAATTATTGGATAAACCGCCCCCGGATGTATAG
- a CDS encoding HRDC domain-containing protein encodes MTTAEHAPMGDLAKTGRKKSQVDYKEILSPEDFSVYAELRNLRKQIAEDEGIPAYAVFTNAQLAWMVTDNICSNTALSAGKGIGQARVEKYSAQFLSCLEQCRKKQHLEQ; translated from the coding sequence GTGACAACCGCTGAACATGCTCCCATGGGTGATCTGGCAAAAACGGGCAGGAAGAAAAGTCAGGTGGACTACAAGGAGATACTGTCACCTGAAGACTTTTCAGTATATGCAGAACTCCGTAATCTAAGAAAGCAGATAGCAGAGGACGAGGGTATTCCAGCCTACGCCGTCTTTACCAATGCGCAGCTTGCATGGATGGTCACTGATAATATATGCTCAAATACCGCGTTATCTGCTGGAAAAGGTATCGGTCAGGCACGGGTTGAAAAATATAGTGCACAATTTCTCTCCTGCCTTGAGCAATGCCGAAAAAAACAGCACCTCGAACAGTGA
- a CDS encoding formylglycine-generating enzyme family protein translates to MMGSPPDEKERDGDEDYHQVTLTRGYWLADTAVTQAAWQAIIGRNPAEFQDDKFNPVEEVSWDNAQEFIAELNRRLAEAGGTEEGMLFRLPTEAEWEHACRAGTDTPFSFGKNITSEQVNYDGNHPYADGEKGKYREKTVPVKSLPPNPWGLYEMHGNVWEWCADSWEENLGEEAVSDPYNDTSGSDRVMRGGSWDLYGRSVRSAYRLHRSPDYRDDDYGFRLASGHKLRPHGSAQGKGQAPPWTRNVRSSDGQGGVWPRFFKRWCPQALLGHEHREAPLHL, encoded by the coding sequence ATGATGGGTTCACCGCCGGATGAAAAAGAACGCGATGGCGATGAAGATTACCACCAGGTCACCTTGACCAGAGGCTACTGGCTGGCCGATACTGCTGTCACCCAGGCGGCATGGCAGGCGATTATTGGTAGGAATCCTGCTGAGTTCCAAGACGATAAATTCAACCCGGTGGAAGAGGTGAGCTGGGACAATGCCCAGGAGTTTATTGCCGAACTGAATCGACGCCTTGCGGAGGCGGGAGGGACAGAAGAGGGGATGCTCTTCCGCCTGCCCACGGAGGCGGAATGGGAACATGCCTGCCGGGCAGGCACAGACACCCCGTTTTCCTTTGGTAAAAATATCACCTCTGAACAGGTGAATTATGACGGCAACCATCCCTATGCGGACGGAGAAAAAGGGAAGTATCGGGAAAAGACCGTCCCGGTAAAATCCCTGCCGCCCAATCCTTGGGGACTGTATGAAATGCACGGCAATGTCTGGGAATGGTGTGCGGATAGCTGGGAGGAGAATTTAGGCGAAGAGGCTGTCTCTGATCCATACAATGACACCTCTGGCTCCGACCGTGTTATGCGGGGCGGCTCGTGGGACCTCTACGGCAGGAGCGTCCGTTCCGCCTACCGTCTCCACCGCTCGCCGGACTACCGCGACGACGACTACGGCTTCCGCCTTGCCTCAGGTCATAAGCTCAGGCCGCACGGTAGTGCGCAGGGCAAGGGGCAGGCACCTCCCTGGACAAGGAACGTACGGAGTAGTGACGGTCAGGGAGGTGTTTGGCCCCGATTTTTTAAGCGCTGGTGCCCCCAAGCTCTGCTTGGGCACGAACATCGTGAAGCTCCGCTTCATCTGTGA
- a CDS encoding AAA family ATPase, with translation MKNKILKGARPTITNDHGEEHIYVFEQDAIDAVNAALAINRPLLIRGEPGAGKSQLAKAAAAALKRTYIPFTVNHSTEAKDLLCSFDAVARLADAQIEGALCKDENERCRARERLAKANYLSPGPLWQALNWQSAGKQYAKIQSCRQQAGVGEKAEDPCGLSENPMAHYLNADKAESNGAVVLIDEIDKADSSVPNGLLEVLGANRFHPEGMDRPVEAEGIPPLIIITTNEERILPDAFIRRCLSVTLGLPENRAEQVAYLVKHGAPNFPELENDKMERDKNVLQAAAEMILNDRALAQEKNLHPLPGQAEYFDLLRGMDKLKKERSPEEFVELLTTLSRFTSKKHPDFPRDSLAEAP, from the coding sequence ATGAAGAATAAGATACTCAAAGGTGCCCGTCCGACCATCACCAACGACCACGGTGAAGAACACATCTACGTCTTTGAGCAGGACGCCATTGATGCCGTCAACGCGGCCCTGGCCATCAACCGGCCCCTGCTGATCCGGGGCGAACCCGGTGCTGGCAAGAGCCAGCTGGCCAAGGCAGCCGCTGCGGCCCTCAAACGCACCTATATCCCTTTCACGGTCAACCATTCCACCGAGGCCAAGGACCTGCTCTGTTCCTTTGATGCCGTGGCCCGGCTGGCGGATGCCCAGATAGAGGGGGCCTTATGTAAGGATGAAAACGAACGCTGCCGGGCAAGGGAGCGCCTTGCCAAGGCCAACTATCTCTCTCCCGGCCCGCTTTGGCAGGCCCTGAACTGGCAATCGGCTGGGAAACAGTATGCAAAAATTCAGTCCTGTCGGCAGCAAGCCGGTGTCGGTGAAAAGGCGGAAGATCCCTGCGGTCTTTCTGAAAATCCCATGGCCCATTATCTCAATGCGGACAAGGCGGAAAGCAACGGAGCCGTTGTCCTGATCGATGAAATCGACAAGGCCGACAGCAGCGTGCCCAACGGCCTGCTGGAGGTCCTGGGGGCAAACCGCTTCCATCCCGAAGGGATGGACAGGCCGGTGGAGGCCGAGGGCATCCCTCCCCTCATCATCATCACCACCAATGAGGAACGGATCCTGCCGGATGCCTTTATCCGCCGTTGTCTCTCCGTGACCCTGGGCCTGCCGGAAAATCGTGCGGAGCAGGTGGCCTATCTGGTTAAGCACGGCGCGCCGAATTTTCCCGAATTGGAAAACGACAAAATGGAGCGTGATAAAAATGTGTTGCAGGCTGCCGCTGAAATGATCCTGAATGACAGGGCCCTTGCCCAGGAGAAAAATCTCCACCCCCTGCCCGGTCAGGCCGAGTATTTTGACCTGCTGCGGGGCATGGATAAGCTGAAGAAGGAACGGAGCCCAGAGGAGTTTGTCGAGCTGCTCACTACCCTGTCCCGCTTCACCTCGAAAAAGCATCCCGATTTTCCCCGGGACAGCCTGGCTGAGGCACCATGA
- a CDS encoding trypco2 family protein produces MGEKDTQAATVVELAEVIEGLRSELEKAQAQGEGKQIRFGVKDIELELNLTIAKKVKGGGKAVGKVDLSEGLVKYLVGKVGAQIDLSAEGEYQKVSEQKIKLSLAAKNADDSNVNLAGDDR; encoded by the coding sequence ATGGGCGAGAAAGACACCCAGGCAGCAACAGTTGTTGAGTTGGCAGAGGTGATTGAGGGCTTGAGGAGTGAGCTGGAAAAGGCGCAAGCGCAGGGAGAAGGGAAGCAGATTCGCTTTGGTGTGAAGGATATTGAGCTGGAGCTCAACCTGACCATTGCCAAGAAGGTCAAAGGGGGCGGCAAGGCCGTTGGCAAGGTAGACCTCAGCGAGGGCCTGGTCAAATATCTGGTGGGAAAGGTGGGCGCACAAATTGATCTCAGTGCGGAAGGGGAATATCAAAAGGTCTCTGAACAGAAGATTAAACTGAGTTTAGCGGCCAAAAATGCCGATGATTCTAATGTGAATCTCGCTGGAGATGATCGTTGA
- the cbiD gene encoding cobalt-precorrin-5B (C(1))-methyltransferase CbiD has product MAELRSGYTTGACAAAAAKAATLMLLGESYPQQVDIPFPDGERRCFSLHICTLEDNTASASVIKDAGDDPDVTNGAEIIAVVRKVSKEAAGEGDETVTIRAGTGVGTVTKPGLSIAVGEPAINPVPRQMIREAVAEAITEVTDSLPKPVSLLVTISVRDGEELAEKTLNRRLGIIGGLSILGTTGIVRPVSAKAWTDTIDASMQVARAAGLDQVILSTGRTSEAAVQKLLQLPEEAQVMMGDYLEYALKAAGRHGFREIHLAGMWAKVLKGALCIPQTHVRNGALEMEQAADLLGELGLDRDSVARMRQANTAREILQRLQEKNRDDLVRAVCRKARQYAKECSGLPVSVYLVTSEDGVIEQV; this is encoded by the coding sequence ATGGCTGAACTCCGATCCGGCTATACCACTGGCGCCTGCGCTGCTGCTGCGGCTAAGGCTGCTACCCTTATGCTACTTGGTGAATCCTACCCACAACAGGTGGATATCCCTTTCCCGGATGGAGAGCGTCGTTGTTTTTCACTCCATATCTGTACCCTGGAAGATAATACGGCAAGCGCCTCTGTCATCAAGGATGCCGGTGATGACCCGGACGTGACCAACGGGGCCGAGATTATTGCCGTTGTCCGCAAAGTCAGTAAGGAAGCAGCAGGTGAGGGCGATGAGACGGTGACGATCCGGGCCGGTACTGGCGTAGGGACCGTGACCAAGCCCGGCCTCTCCATTGCGGTGGGGGAACCGGCTATTAACCCGGTGCCCCGCCAGATGATCCGGGAGGCCGTGGCCGAAGCAATAACTGAAGTGACGGACTCCCTGCCGAAGCCGGTATCCTTGCTGGTGACCATCTCTGTCCGTGATGGGGAAGAGCTGGCAGAAAAGACCCTGAATCGGCGCCTGGGCATCATCGGTGGTCTGTCCATCCTGGGCACCACCGGCATTGTCCGACCGGTCTCGGCCAAGGCCTGGACCGACACCATTGATGCCTCCATGCAGGTGGCTCGGGCCGCCGGGCTGGACCAGGTCATCCTTTCCACAGGGCGGACCTCAGAGGCCGCCGTGCAGAAGCTCCTTCAACTCCCGGAAGAGGCCCAAGTAATGATGGGGGATTATCTGGAATATGCCTTGAAAGCGGCTGGTCGGCATGGCTTCCGTGAAATACATCTGGCGGGCATGTGGGCCAAGGTCCTCAAGGGCGCCCTCTGCATACCCCAGACCCATGTCCGCAATGGGGCCCTGGAGATGGAGCAGGCCGCCGATCTCCTGGGGGAGCTGGGGCTGGATCGGGACAGCGTTGCCCGGATGAGGCAGGCCAATACGGCCCGGGAGATCTTGCAGCGCCTACAGGAAAAGAACAGGGACGATCTGGTGCGGGCCGTCTGTCGTAAGGCCCGGCAATATGCAAAGGAATGCTCCGGCCTCCCGGTCAGCGTTTATCTTGTGACCTCGGAGGACGGCGTGATTGAGCAGGTTTGA